A DNA window from Leptolyngbya sp. KIOST-1 contains the following coding sequences:
- a CDS encoding tyrosine-type recombinase/integrase — protein sequence MAKNNRHGKASIFTDADLVKLRKQIENPKHRLMFDIARWTGERMGAVRQLQVSDVYDLHGRPRAFITFRARTRKATPGGVRRTRECPTHPTLGELLTAYEPPIDGPLFPGELGPMSFQACDNFLRRALERAGLDHKGYSTHSFRRTLITRLSEKGVDLKTLQSITGHQDLKVLVGYVEANPRRAQRAIALL from the coding sequence TTGGCAAAAAACAATCGCCACGGCAAAGCTTCGATCTTCACTGACGCCGATTTAGTTAAGCTGCGTAAACAAATAGAGAATCCAAAGCACCGGCTAATGTTCGACATTGCCCGATGGACTGGGGAGCGCATGGGAGCCGTTCGACAGCTCCAGGTTTCCGACGTTTACGATCTGCATGGCAGGCCCAGGGCGTTTATCACCTTCAGGGCCAGAACTCGAAAGGCTACGCCGGGAGGTGTGCGCAGAACTCGGGAGTGCCCTACACACCCAACCCTGGGAGAGCTCCTGACGGCCTACGAGCCGCCTATTGATGGGCCACTGTTCCCAGGTGAGCTGGGGCCAATGTCGTTCCAGGCCTGCGACAACTTTTTGCGGCGAGCGTTGGAGCGAGCCGGGTTGGATCACAAGGGCTACAGCACCCATAGCTTCAGGCGAACACTGATCACACGGCTCTCTGAAAAGGGGGTCGACCTGAAGACCTTGCAGTCGATCACAGGGCATCAGGATTTAAAGGTTTTGGTGGGGTATGTGGAAGCAAACCCCCGGCGAGCGCAGCGGGCGATCGCGCTTCTATAA
- the uvrA gene encoding excinuclease ABC subunit UvrA, with translation MPKSDASAKKTAASRQGRASTNGNQHTGLAHHHAAIDDNVIRIRGARQHNLKNLDLEIPRNQLIVFTGVSGSGKSSLAFDTIFAEGQRRYVESLSAYARQFLGQVDKPDVDAIEGLSPAISIDQKSTSHNPRSTVGTVTEIYDYLRLLYGRAGDPHCPICDRSISPQSIDQMIDRIMELPDRTRFQILAPVVRGKKGTHKKLLSSLAAEGFVRVRVNGEIRELTDNIELDKNYSHNVEVVVDRLVKKEGLEDRLADSLRTCLKRSEGIAVIEILADRPQTAEAPAPGSNVVSISDRLPQAAEEEGSYGLPKELVFSENFACPEHGAVMEELSPRLFSFNSPYGACPHCHGLGSLRTFSADLVVPDPTLPVYAAIAPWSEKDNTYYFSLLYSVGQAFGFEIQSRWDQLTAEQQHIILHGSEEKIYIESDSRYRDRKGYHRQYEGVLPILDRQYKDSSSELHKQKLEKYLIDQTCEVCHGTRLKPESNAVRIGPHSISDLTNVSIRECLKRIRNLVGEEESGEASTAPKLSARQLQIGALVLREIRARLQFMMDVGLDYLTLHRTAMTLSGGEAQRIRLATQIGSGLTGVLYVLDEPSIGLHQRDNDRLLNTLHRLRDLGNTLIVVEHDEDTIRAADYLVDIGPGAGIHGGSIVAEGDLKALMTAKDSLTGAYLSGRQVIPTPAQRRPGNGRSLTLKNAHRNNLKHLDVEIPLGELVCITGVSGSGKSTLVNELLYPALQHHFGSKVPFPKHLDKLEGLKALDKVIVIDQSPIGRTPRSNPATYTGVFDVIRNLFTETIEAKARGYKAGQFSFNVKGGRCEACGGQGVNVIEMNFLPDVYVQCEVCKGARYNRDTLQVTYKGKNISDVLNMTAEEALAFFENIPQAQARLQTMVDVGLGYIRLGQTAPTLSGGEAQRMKLASELARRSTGKTLYLIDEPTTGLSFYDVHKLLDVVQRLVDKGNSVLMIEHNLDVIRCADWIVDLGPEGGDRGGELIAVGTPEAVAQVPGSYTGKYLAKVLEQHPAGSTASVG, from the coding sequence ATGCCCAAGTCGGACGCTTCCGCTAAGAAAACCGCTGCCTCTCGCCAGGGTCGAGCGTCCACCAACGGCAACCAGCACACCGGGCTGGCCCACCACCACGCCGCCATCGACGACAACGTCATCCGCATTCGGGGGGCCCGCCAGCACAACCTGAAAAACCTGGACCTGGAGATTCCCCGCAACCAGCTGATTGTATTTACCGGAGTGTCGGGGTCGGGCAAGTCGTCGCTGGCCTTTGACACCATTTTTGCCGAGGGCCAACGCCGCTACGTCGAGTCGCTCAGCGCCTACGCCCGCCAGTTTCTGGGTCAGGTCGATAAGCCCGATGTGGATGCGATCGAGGGGCTGAGCCCGGCCATCTCCATTGACCAAAAATCCACCTCCCACAACCCCCGCTCCACCGTGGGCACGGTGACGGAGATTTACGACTACCTGCGCCTGCTCTACGGCCGGGCGGGCGATCCCCACTGTCCGATCTGCGATCGCAGCATTTCCCCCCAATCCATCGACCAGATGATCGATCGGATTATGGAACTGCCCGATCGCACCCGCTTCCAGATTCTCGCCCCGGTGGTGCGGGGCAAGAAGGGCACCCACAAAAAGCTGCTCTCCAGCTTGGCCGCCGAGGGCTTTGTGCGGGTGCGGGTCAACGGCGAAATTCGGGAGCTGACCGACAACATTGAGCTGGATAAGAACTACAGCCACAATGTCGAAGTGGTGGTCGATCGCTTGGTCAAAAAAGAGGGGCTGGAGGATCGCCTGGCGGATTCCCTGCGCACCTGTCTGAAGCGCTCCGAAGGGATCGCGGTGATCGAGATTTTGGCCGATCGGCCCCAGACCGCCGAAGCCCCGGCTCCTGGCAGCAACGTGGTGTCAATCTCAGACCGCCTGCCCCAGGCCGCTGAGGAAGAAGGCAGCTACGGCCTGCCCAAAGAGCTGGTGTTCTCCGAAAACTTCGCCTGCCCCGAGCACGGCGCGGTGATGGAGGAGCTGTCGCCCCGGCTGTTCTCCTTCAACTCGCCCTACGGGGCCTGCCCCCACTGCCACGGCCTGGGCAGCCTGCGGACGTTTTCCGCCGATCTGGTGGTGCCCGACCCGACCCTGCCGGTGTACGCCGCGATCGCCCCCTGGTCAGAAAAAGACAACACCTACTACTTCTCCCTGCTCTACAGCGTCGGCCAGGCTTTTGGCTTTGAGATTCAGAGCCGCTGGGATCAGCTCACCGCCGAGCAGCAGCACATCATTCTCCACGGCAGCGAGGAGAAGATCTATATCGAGTCGGACTCGCGCTATCGCGATCGCAAGGGCTACCACCGCCAGTACGAGGGGGTGCTGCCCATTCTCGATCGCCAGTACAAAGACAGCAGCTCCGAGCTGCACAAGCAAAAGCTGGAAAAGTACCTGATCGACCAGACCTGCGAAGTTTGCCACGGTACCCGACTCAAGCCCGAGTCCAATGCCGTGCGCATCGGCCCCCACTCGATCAGCGACCTCACCAACGTCTCCATTCGCGAGTGCCTGAAGCGCATTCGTAACCTGGTGGGCGAAGAGGAATCGGGCGAAGCCAGCACCGCCCCCAAACTCTCGGCCCGGCAGCTTCAGATCGGTGCCCTGGTGCTGCGCGAGATTCGCGCTCGGCTCCAGTTCATGATGGATGTGGGGCTGGACTACCTCACCCTGCACCGCACCGCCATGACGCTTTCGGGCGGCGAGGCCCAGCGCATTCGCCTGGCCACCCAGATTGGCTCCGGCCTCACGGGCGTGCTCTACGTGCTGGATGAGCCCAGCATTGGCCTGCACCAGCGCGACAACGATCGACTGCTCAACACTCTGCACCGCCTGCGCGACCTGGGCAACACCCTGATCGTGGTGGAGCACGACGAAGACACGATCCGCGCCGCCGATTACTTGGTGGACATCGGCCCAGGGGCGGGCATCCACGGCGGCTCCATTGTGGCCGAGGGCGACCTCAAGGCCCTGATGACGGCCAAGGACTCCCTCACCGGGGCCTACCTGTCCGGGCGGCAGGTGATTCCCACCCCGGCCCAGCGGCGACCGGGCAACGGGCGATCGCTGACCCTCAAAAACGCCCACCGCAACAACCTCAAGCACCTCGATGTCGAGATTCCCCTGGGCGAGCTGGTCTGCATTACCGGCGTCTCCGGCTCGGGTAAATCGACCCTGGTCAACGAGCTGCTCTACCCCGCCCTGCAGCACCACTTTGGCAGCAAAGTGCCCTTCCCCAAGCACCTCGACAAGCTGGAGGGGCTGAAGGCCCTGGACAAGGTGATCGTGATCGACCAGTCGCCGATTGGCCGCACCCCCCGCTCCAACCCCGCCACCTATACCGGTGTATTCGACGTGATCCGCAACCTGTTCACCGAAACCATCGAGGCCAAGGCGCGGGGCTACAAGGCGGGCCAGTTCTCCTTTAACGTCAAGGGCGGGCGCTGCGAGGCCTGCGGCGGCCAGGGCGTCAACGTAATCGAGATGAACTTTTTGCCCGATGTGTACGTGCAGTGCGAGGTGTGCAAGGGGGCGCGCTACAACCGTGACACCCTGCAGGTCACCTACAAAGGCAAAAACATCTCCGACGTGCTGAATATGACCGCCGAAGAGGCCCTGGCCTTTTTCGAGAACATTCCCCAGGCCCAGGCCCGGCTGCAAACCATGGTGGACGTGGGGCTGGGCTACATTCGCCTGGGGCAGACGGCCCCCACCCTCTCCGGCGGCGAGGCCCAGCGGATGAAGCTGGCCTCGGAGCTGGCCCGCCGCTCCACCGGCAAGACCCTTTACTTAATTGACGAACCCACCACCGGCCTGTCGTTCTACGACGTGCACAAGCTGCTGGATGTGGTGCAGCGCCTGGTGGACAAGGGCAACTCGGTGCTGATGATCGAGCACAACCTGGATGTGATTCGCTGCGCTGACTGGATTGTGGATCTGGGGCCGGAGGGGGGCGATCGCGGCGGCGAGCTGATTGCGGTGGGCACCCCCGAGGCGGTGGCCCAGGTGCCCGGCTCCTACACCGGCAAGTACCTGGCCAAGGTGCTAGAGCAGCACCCCGCTGGCAGTACGGCATCGGTTGGCTGA
- a CDS encoding DUF2442 domain-containing protein — protein sequence MTKQHEVESLAFEGDWMTLGVDQQVYRLPLAQVSERLLKASAADRKIYRIAASGYGIHWPTLDEDLSIDGLLKLARAQSQAVETH from the coding sequence ATGACTAAGCAGCATGAGGTTGAGAGCCTGGCGTTTGAGGGTGACTGGATGACCCTGGGTGTAGATCAGCAAGTCTACCGTTTGCCATTGGCCCAGGTCTCAGAACGGCTACTAAAGGCATCCGCAGCGGATCGAAAGATCTACCGCATTGCAGCATCCGGTTATGGCATCCACTGGCCTACCTTAGATGAGGACTTGTCGATTGACGGGTTACTCAAGCTGGCTAGGGCTCAATCACAGGCTGTAGAAACTCATTGA
- a CDS encoding DUF4160 domain-containing protein: MPTVLYLRGWRLHFYSNEGNEPIHIHAQKGDRDCKYWLDVDAYEIHEAYTYNLSARDTREVRKIILQHFDDIVEAWNSAFGG; encoded by the coding sequence ATGCCCACCGTTTTATACTTGCGAGGTTGGCGACTTCATTTTTACTCGAACGAAGGAAATGAACCTATCCACATTCATGCTCAAAAGGGTGACCGAGACTGTAAGTACTGGCTAGATGTAGATGCTTACGAGATTCACGAAGCTTATACGTACAATCTGTCGGCACGCGATACTAGAGAAGTCCGTAAAATTATCTTGCAGCATTTTGATGACATCGTAGAGGCCTGGAACTCTGCTTTTGGAGGGTGA
- a CDS encoding ATP-binding protein: MSNRFPSAQLDEILITEELARRSPRQPDLLAENQALRSLARLLVHDPAVMLQSLVDFAVKLCDGGPATAGVSLVETNPDGEDVFRWAALSGTLAHYIGGCTPRHFSPCGVCLERGTPVLFSHPERYFTYFQEADTPFVEGLVLPLMAEGQALGTLWIIAHDEQRRFDGEDVRLMTGLADFTAAALLRNQQQAQQALVESERNFRAIANIVPDLLWHSNPDGSTNWYSDRWLEYTGQTFDQAIDWGWTEAIHPDDREASARHYREAVAENRPLQQEHRIRRHDGEYRWFLIRAEPLRDGQGRTVCMYGAATDIHEQRVALQRLRESERRLLAMAENLPGGAAFIVDRDLRYQLAAGEALAIAGFEPEQLVGRTIFEVLPPEIAASYEPMYRRALAGEAFEHEHQSHDRWYISRGTPLRTTEGDSYAALAVSYDITERKQAEDALRESEDKYRSLIMSMDEAYAVVEVLTDDNGEWSDFLFLEVNPVFVAQTGIEYPVGRRATELLGTPNPNWAQVYGQVAETGEPIRFEEGEATLGRVFDLYVSRMGGEGSRRVAVLFTDITDRKQAEEQLRRVAERDAFRLKLSDALRSLADPVDIEETVTQTAMEHFGADRCYYCEIENGEAIIRRDAARDGLPSVAGVYPLSSFAILQAVIEAGQPFVVCDVQTTDTVDDDLRQICLQLQVISYIDVPVIKDGEAVGVLCLVQSTPRDWTELEVELAIETADRTWAAVERARAGAALRESEERLRALFESIDEGFSEMQVILDEEGHVVDWLHLALNGNFSRVTGIPDITGRLASEVFPNLEGEWFRRMDLAYRTGEPQRFETELAELGRWFDNYITRLGGEDDNRVFGVFGDITERKERERQQKFLLKFTDALRPLNDPGRILKVAVRLLGQHLSLNRVAYYEVGADENAFTLGAGWENGMPPLPERMLITDFGEGIRDEYRAGRSMVVRDINREALAESNVEAIRAIEVRAWMGIPLVKDGRLVAILGVHLVSPRDWTPLEITLVEDVAERTWAAVERARAEAALRESEAKYRTLFDSIDEGLAITEMIYDDQGEIVDIIFRQVNRAYERHGHVYNVVGRSIFDVIPGVEDYWLNLYKRVARTGESVREENYQQDVDRWFDVYFSRVDDNGRFVAIVFSDISDRKRREQQQAFLLTFSDTLRTLADEKAIEETGVRMLAEFLRLDRAYIFVLYPSEDRAVVRAEQRKENLASLLGEVRMSDFPETVRQIENQTLVINDIDSDPRLSDLNRTSLDAVNLQAFVCASVRKGERNVIWSLAASTTVPRTWTKAELELIETVAERMWAAVERAKAETALREAELQRVREQSAREQEHQRAEALAELDRAKTQFFGNVSHEFRTPLTLLLGPLEDALKSVDEWMSGSVDENPSTHPPIYPSTLIPNLQLAHRNALRLLKLVNTLLDFSRVEAGRIQAHYEPTDLAAYTADLASLFRSTVESAGLQFTVDCPPLPQPVSIDRDMWEKIVLNLLSNAFKFTFEGEIRVSLRWRVGGDGEVGGDGEAPSLSSPPSLPSLSSPPSPPHVVLQVQDTGIGIPPDELPHIFERFYQSKGNQGRSYEGSGIGLALVQELVKLHGGTVEVASDPGQGTRFAVLLPMGTEHLPSHGQTHPSDETAAPTVAASANTFVQEAQSWQQDFGLPNPASTQAVSESEPQPQNRQSKILLVEDNADMRGYLQRLLGPDYEVDTANDGSAALATIQAALDHNGNGGPVYDLVLTDIMMPGFNGFELLRSLRDHPATREIPIILLSARAGEESQIEGLAAGADDYLVKPFSARQLRARVEANLKLARMRREAVYREQVMQEVQALNESLEQRVQQRTAQLEATNQELEAFSSMVSHDLQMPLRYISSFVERLNTRLNTDQLDASSQQYLSIIEQAAAQAQAMIDDLLEFSRMGKTPLRLTQMSMDHLVQEVRSQLASDIGDRDIQWHIDPLPRVQGDPQMLRLVLQNLLSNAVKYTQTCTPARIALSSTANDHETVFCVQDNGAGFDRKYQDRLFNLFQRLHPQEQFAGTGVGLANVRRIIHRHGGRVWAEGEVDQGARFYFSLPRPEASP; the protein is encoded by the coding sequence ATGTCAAATCGGTTCCCCTCTGCCCAGCTAGACGAGATCTTAATCACTGAGGAGCTGGCCCGCCGTTCGCCCCGCCAGCCCGACCTGCTGGCCGAAAATCAGGCGCTGCGATCGCTCGCCCGCCTACTGGTTCATGATCCTGCTGTGATGCTGCAAAGCCTGGTGGACTTCGCGGTAAAGCTGTGCGATGGCGGCCCTGCCACTGCCGGGGTCAGCCTGGTGGAGACAAATCCTGATGGGGAGGATGTGTTTCGCTGGGCAGCGCTATCCGGTACGCTGGCCCACTACATTGGCGGCTGCACCCCGCGCCACTTCAGCCCCTGTGGCGTCTGTCTGGAACGGGGGACTCCGGTACTGTTTTCCCATCCCGAACGATATTTCACCTATTTTCAGGAGGCTGATACTCCCTTTGTAGAAGGGTTAGTGCTGCCGCTGATGGCTGAAGGACAGGCCCTCGGCACCCTCTGGATTATTGCCCACGACGAACAGCGACGGTTTGATGGCGAAGATGTGCGGCTGATGACGGGGCTGGCAGATTTCACCGCTGCGGCGCTGCTGCGAAACCAGCAGCAAGCTCAGCAGGCTTTAGTGGAGAGTGAGCGCAACTTTCGGGCGATCGCCAACATCGTCCCCGACCTGCTCTGGCACAGCAACCCCGATGGCTCGACCAACTGGTATAGCGATCGCTGGCTGGAATATACCGGCCAGACCTTTGATCAGGCGATCGACTGGGGCTGGACAGAGGCAATTCATCCCGATGACCGGGAGGCCTCGGCCCGGCACTATCGCGAAGCCGTCGCTGAGAACCGCCCACTGCAACAGGAGCACCGCATTCGTCGCCACGATGGTGAATACCGCTGGTTCCTGATCCGGGCGGAACCCCTGCGCGATGGGCAAGGGCGCACCGTTTGCATGTACGGTGCCGCGACCGACATCCACGAACAGCGGGTGGCCCTGCAACGGCTCCGGGAATCCGAAAGGCGGTTGCTGGCTATGGCGGAGAACTTGCCGGGTGGGGCCGCGTTTATTGTGGATCGTGACCTGCGCTACCAGTTGGCGGCAGGGGAAGCCCTGGCCATTGCTGGGTTTGAGCCTGAACAGTTGGTGGGGCGCACGATTTTTGAGGTGCTGCCGCCCGAAATTGCGGCCAGCTATGAGCCGATGTACCGCAGGGCTTTGGCGGGAGAAGCGTTTGAGCATGAGCATCAGTCCCATGACCGCTGGTACATCTCCCGAGGAACGCCCCTGCGGACGACCGAGGGAGACAGTTATGCCGCGCTGGCGGTCTCCTACGACATTACCGAACGCAAACAGGCCGAAGATGCCCTGCGGGAATCAGAAGACAAGTACCGCTCCCTGATTATGTCGATGGATGAGGCCTATGCGGTGGTCGAAGTCCTAACCGACGACAACGGCGAGTGGAGCGACTTTCTGTTTTTGGAAGTCAATCCGGTGTTTGTGGCGCAAACGGGCATAGAATACCCAGTCGGGCGCAGAGCCACAGAATTGCTGGGCACCCCCAACCCGAACTGGGCACAGGTTTATGGGCAGGTCGCCGAAACGGGTGAACCGATCCGATTTGAAGAAGGCGAAGCGACCCTGGGCCGCGTGTTTGACCTGTATGTTTCTCGGATGGGGGGAGAGGGTAGCCGCCGCGTAGCGGTCCTGTTTACGGATATCACCGATCGCAAACAGGCAGAAGAACAGTTGCGCCGAGTCGCTGAGCGGGATGCCTTTCGGCTCAAGCTGTCGGACGCGCTGCGCTCCCTGGCCGACCCGGTTGACATTGAGGAAACCGTCACCCAAACGGCGATGGAGCACTTTGGGGCAGACCGTTGCTACTACTGCGAAATCGAGAACGGCGAAGCCATCATTCGGCGGGATGCCGCCCGTGACGGATTGCCCTCGGTGGCGGGGGTGTATCCCCTTAGCAGCTTTGCCATCCTGCAGGCGGTGATCGAGGCAGGCCAGCCGTTTGTGGTTTGCGATGTGCAGACGACCGACACCGTGGACGACGACCTGCGGCAAATTTGCCTCCAGCTCCAGGTGATTTCCTATATTGACGTGCCTGTGATTAAAGACGGCGAGGCAGTTGGCGTGCTGTGTCTGGTGCAAAGCACCCCCCGCGACTGGACTGAGTTGGAAGTCGAACTGGCGATCGAAACCGCCGATCGCACCTGGGCCGCCGTGGAACGCGCCCGTGCCGGAGCGGCCCTGCGGGAAAGCGAGGAGCGGCTGCGCGCCCTGTTCGAATCCATCGACGAGGGCTTCTCCGAGATGCAGGTCATCCTCGACGAGGAAGGTCATGTCGTCGATTGGCTTCATCTAGCCCTGAACGGCAACTTCAGTCGGGTCACCGGCATCCCCGACATCACCGGGCGCCTCGCGAGCGAGGTTTTTCCAAACCTGGAGGGAGAGTGGTTCAGGCGGATGGACCTGGCATATCGCACCGGCGAGCCGCAGCGTTTCGAAACCGAGTTGGCGGAGCTGGGTCGCTGGTTCGACAACTACATCACCCGCTTGGGCGGCGAAGACGACAACCGTGTGTTCGGGGTCTTCGGGGATATCACCGAGCGCAAAGAGCGCGAGCGGCAGCAAAAATTTCTCCTCAAGTTTACCGACGCGCTGCGCCCTTTGAATGATCCGGGACGAATCTTGAAGGTCGCCGTCCGGTTATTGGGACAACACCTATCGCTAAACCGCGTCGCCTATTACGAGGTCGGCGCTGACGAGAACGCGTTTACGCTCGGCGCCGGGTGGGAAAATGGCATGCCCCCGCTGCCGGAGCGCATGCTCATCACCGATTTCGGAGAAGGGATCCGCGACGAGTATCGCGCCGGGCGCTCGATGGTCGTTCGCGACATAAACCGGGAAGCTCTGGCGGAGAGCAACGTTGAGGCGATACGCGCGATCGAAGTTCGCGCCTGGATGGGCATTCCTTTGGTGAAGGACGGGCGCCTGGTCGCAATTCTCGGCGTGCACTTGGTTTCGCCGCGCGACTGGACGCCGCTCGAAATCACTCTTGTCGAGGACGTCGCCGAGCGCACTTGGGCGGCGGTCGAACGCGCCCGAGCCGAAGCAGCGTTGCGGGAGTCGGAAGCCAAATATCGCACTTTGTTCGACTCGATCGATGAGGGGTTAGCCATTACCGAGATGATCTACGACGACCAGGGCGAGATCGTCGATATCATCTTCCGCCAGGTGAATCGCGCCTATGAACGTCATGGTCACGTTTACAATGTCGTCGGGCGTTCGATCTTCGACGTTATCCCCGGCGTCGAGGATTACTGGCTTAACCTGTACAAGCGGGTTGCGAGGACTGGCGAGTCCGTGCGGGAGGAAAACTATCAACAGGACGTTGACCGCTGGTTCGATGTCTACTTCTCGCGCGTTGACGATAACGGGCGCTTCGTTGCGATCGTCTTCTCCGACATTAGCGATCGCAAGCGCCGTGAGCAGCAGCAAGCGTTTCTATTAACGTTCTCCGATACTTTACGGACGTTGGCTGACGAGAAGGCAATTGAAGAAACCGGCGTGCGGATGCTCGCCGAGTTTTTGCGGCTGGATCGGGCTTACATTTTCGTGTTGTATCCGTCCGAAGATCGTGCCGTGGTGCGAGCGGAGCAACGAAAAGAGAATCTCGCGTCTCTTCTGGGCGAAGTTCGGATGTCTGATTTTCCGGAAACAGTCCGGCAGATCGAAAACCAAACGCTTGTCATCAATGACATCGATAGCGACCCGAGGCTTTCGGATTTAAATCGAACATCGCTTGACGCAGTGAACTTGCAGGCTTTCGTTTGCGCCAGTGTTCGCAAAGGCGAACGAAACGTCATCTGGTCGCTGGCCGCATCAACCACCGTTCCCCGAACTTGGACAAAAGCCGAATTAGAGCTGATTGAAACCGTGGCGGAACGCATGTGGGCTGCTGTAGAAAGAGCAAAAGCCGAAACAGCTTTGCGCGAAGCTGAGCTTCAGCGAGTGCGAGAACAATCTGCCCGTGAACAAGAACACCAACGAGCCGAGGCACTGGCAGAACTCGATCGCGCCAAAACCCAGTTCTTTGGCAACGTCAGCCACGAATTCCGTACTCCGCTAACACTGTTGCTGGGGCCGTTGGAAGATGCCCTGAAGAGCGTGGATGAGTGGATGAGTGGGAGTGTGGATGAAAACCCATCCACCCATCCACCCATCTACCCATCTACCCTCATACCCAATCTACAACTCGCCCACCGCAACGCCCTGCGCCTGCTCAAACTCGTCAACACCCTGCTCGACTTCTCCCGTGTAGAAGCCGGGCGCATTCAAGCCCACTATGAACCCACAGATCTGGCCGCCTACACCGCCGACCTCGCCAGCCTGTTCCGCTCCACCGTCGAAAGCGCCGGATTACAGTTCACCGTTGACTGTCCGCCCCTGCCGCAACCCGTCTCCATCGACCGGGACATGTGGGAGAAAATCGTCCTGAACCTGCTCTCAAACGCCTTTAAGTTCACCTTTGAGGGCGAGATTCGGGTGAGTTTGCGGTGGAGGGTTGGGGGAGATGGGGAAGTTGGGGGAGATGGGGAAGCACCCTCCCTATCCTCCCCACCTTCCCTACCCTCCCTATCCTCCCCACCCTCTCCACCTCATGTTGTTCTCCAAGTCCAAGACACCGGCATCGGCATTCCCCCCGACGAACTGCCCCATATCTTTGAGCGGTTTTACCAGAGTAAGGGCAACCAGGGCCGCAGCTACGAAGGCTCGGGTATTGGCCTGGCGCTGGTGCAGGAGCTAGTGAAACTGCACGGTGGCACGGTTGAGGTGGCCAGCGACCCAGGGCAGGGCACCAGGTTTGCAGTGCTGTTGCCGATGGGCACCGAGCACTTGCCGAGCCATGGGCAAACCCACCCGTCCGACGAGACCGCTGCTCCCACCGTGGCAGCATCCGCCAACACCTTTGTGCAAGAGGCCCAGAGCTGGCAGCAGGATTTTGGATTGCCAAATCCTGCATCGACTCAAGCAGTATCTGAATCAGAACCACAGCCCCAAAATCGCCAATCTAAAATTCTGCTGGTCGAAGACAATGCCGACATGCGGGGCTACCTCCAGCGCCTGCTCGGCCCCGACTACGAGGTTGACACCGCCAACGATGGCTCGGCGGCGTTGGCCACCATCCAGGCGGCCTTAGACCACAACGGCAATGGCGGCCCTGTGTACGATCTCGTACTGACCGACATCATGATGCCGGGGTTTAATGGGTTTGAGCTGTTGCGATCGCTGCGAGACCACCCCGCCACCCGAGAAATCCCGATTATCTTGCTCTCAGCCCGAGCCGGAGAAGAATCGCAGATTGAGGGGTTGGCCGCCGGGGCCGACGACTACCTGGTCAAACCGTTCTCAGCGCGACAGCTGCGGGCGCGAGTCGAGGCAAATTTGAAACTGGCTCGCATGCGGCGGGAAGCGGTGTATCGAGAGCAGGTCATGCAGGAAGTGCAGGCGCTAAACGAAAGCCTGGAGCAGCGCGTGCAGCAGCGCACCGCCCAGCTAGAGGCCACCAATCAAGAGCTGGAGGCGTTTTCGTCCATGGTGTCCCACGATTTGCAAATGCCGCTGCGCTATATCAGCAGCTTTGTAGAGCGGCTGAACACCCGGTTAAATACAGATCAGCTTGACGCCAGTAGCCAGCAGTATCTCAGCATTATTGAACAGGCGGCGGCGCAGGCTCAGGCGATGATCGACGACCTGCTGGAGTTTTCGCGCATGGGTAAAACGCCCCTGCGCCTGACCCAGATGTCGATGGATCACCTGGTGCAGGAGGTGCGATCGCAGCTCGCCTCCGACATCGGCGATCGCGATATTCAGTGGCACATCGACCCCCTACCCAGGGTTCAGGGCGATCCCCAGATGCTGCGTCTGGTGCTGCAAAATCTGTTGTCCAATGCGGTGAAATATACCCAGACCTGCACCCCGGCCCGCATTGCCCTCAGCAGCACAGCAAACGACCACGAAACGGTGTTCTGCGTGCAGGACAACGGAGCCGGGTTCGACAGGAAATACCAGGATCGACTGTTTAATCTGTTTCAACGTCTGCATCCCCAGGAGCAGTTTGCGGGTACCGGGGTTGGACTGGCCAATGTGCGGCGCATCATCCATCGCCACGGCGGGCGCGTTTGGGCCGAAGGTGAAGTGGACCAGGGGGCCAGGTTTTACTTCTCTCTACCCCGGCCGGAGGCATCCCCATGA